In Luteitalea sp. TBR-22, one genomic interval encodes:
- a CDS encoding P-II family nitrogen regulator, which produces MKMIVAIVRPERVNAVLEALYRVQVRGLTISRVQGHGGETEHVENYRGTTVKMSLAEKVRIEIGVSNGFVEPTIDAITEAARTGDVGDGKIFVLPVERVVRIRTGEQDQDAVTPVAAVTR; this is translated from the coding sequence ATGAAGATGATCGTCGCCATCGTGCGTCCCGAGCGCGTCAATGCCGTGCTCGAGGCCCTCTACCGCGTGCAGGTGCGCGGACTCACCATCAGCCGCGTGCAGGGGCACGGCGGCGAAACGGAACACGTCGAGAACTACCGCGGCACCACCGTCAAGATGTCGCTGGCCGAGAAGGTGCGCATCGAGATCGGCGTGAGCAACGGCTTCGTCGAGCCCACCATCGACGCAATCACGGAGGCTGCCCGCACCGGCGACGTCGGCGACGGGAAGATCTTCGTCCTGCCGGTCGAGCGCGTCGTGCGGATCCGTACCGGCGAGCAGGACCAGGACGCGGTCACGCCGGTGGCAGCGGTGACCCGCTAG
- a CDS encoding ammonium transporter codes for MNNADVAWMLVSTALVLLMTPALAFFYGGLVRSKNALNTMMMSFISLGFAGVAWALVGYSLAFAPGTAWIGGLKFGLLRGVTLDPQGTIPHVLFMAFQGTFAVITAALISGAIVERMRFGAYIAFISLWVVAVYAPVAHWVWGGGWLATMGALDFAGGTVVHVNAAAAAAVAAIVVGPRADHGRQAMLPHNVPFVLLGAGLLWFGWFGFNAGSALSANGIAGLAFTNTMLAPMATLVVWTLLDVVRTGRVTAVGGATGIVVGLVAITPAAGYISPASSLALGALAAFPSYFAIMLRARTRLDDSLDVVAAHGVGGTVGALLTGVFADQAWSGAANGLLGGNPGQIAIQAAGIGAALAYSVVMTFVLLKLIGLVLPLRATTRDEALGLDVSDHGEEAYAHGDGAILIGPDLAPSVLAGAAVSTEGGRA; via the coding sequence ATGAACAACGCAGATGTGGCGTGGATGCTCGTGTCCACGGCCCTCGTGCTGCTGATGACCCCGGCCCTGGCCTTCTTCTACGGCGGGCTGGTCCGGTCCAAGAACGCGCTCAACACGATGATGATGTCGTTCATCTCGTTGGGCTTCGCGGGCGTGGCGTGGGCCCTGGTCGGCTACTCGCTCGCGTTCGCGCCCGGCACGGCCTGGATTGGCGGACTGAAGTTCGGCCTGCTCCGTGGCGTGACGCTGGACCCGCAGGGCACGATTCCCCATGTGCTGTTCATGGCATTCCAGGGGACGTTCGCGGTGATCACCGCCGCGCTCATCTCGGGCGCGATCGTCGAACGCATGCGCTTCGGCGCCTACATCGCGTTCATCAGCCTGTGGGTCGTGGCGGTGTACGCGCCGGTCGCGCACTGGGTGTGGGGCGGCGGTTGGCTGGCGACGATGGGCGCCCTGGACTTCGCTGGCGGCACGGTGGTGCATGTCAACGCGGCGGCCGCCGCCGCCGTGGCGGCGATCGTGGTCGGGCCACGGGCCGACCATGGCCGGCAGGCGATGCTGCCCCACAACGTGCCGTTCGTGCTGCTCGGCGCGGGACTGCTCTGGTTCGGCTGGTTCGGCTTCAATGCCGGCAGCGCGCTGTCGGCCAACGGCATCGCCGGCCTCGCCTTCACCAACACGATGCTGGCGCCGATGGCCACCCTGGTCGTCTGGACGCTCCTCGACGTGGTCCGCACGGGGCGGGTGACTGCCGTCGGCGGCGCCACCGGCATCGTCGTCGGGCTGGTCGCCATCACGCCGGCCGCCGGCTACATCAGCCCGGCCTCGTCGCTGGCGCTGGGCGCCCTGGCGGCGTTCCCGAGCTACTTCGCGATCATGTTGCGGGCGCGGACCCGTCTTGACGACTCGCTCGACGTGGTGGCCGCGCACGGCGTCGGCGGCACGGTGGGCGCGCTGCTCACCGGGGTGTTCGCCGACCAGGCGTGGAGCGGCGCCGCCAACGGGCTGCTCGGTGGCAATCCCGGCCAGATCGCGATCCAGGCGGCCGGCATCGGCGCGGCGCTCGCCTACAGCGTGGTGATGACCTTCGTGCTGCTCAAGCTGATCGGGCTCGTGCTGCCGCTGCGCGCCACGACGCGTGACGAGGCCCTTGGCCTCGACGTCAGCGACCATGGCGAAGAGGCGTACGCGCACGGGGACGGCGCCATCCTCATCGGCCCCGATCTCGCGCCCAGCGTGCTCGCGGGCGCGGCCGTATCGACCGAAGGAGGCCGGGCATGA
- a CDS encoding sigma-54-dependent Fis family transcriptional regulator translates to MSRQLVDRVERDHLSALLSLGPVLSEAPNLKTALTRALEHVAEAVSARSGLIALREGDGRELSVAATTGINWQTAQRVKYRVGEGIIGRVVETGRPVVVPKASQEPLFLNRTGVHTKAAAGGEDTSFLCVPICAAGACVGAVGLARPHRPDADVERLMQFLGVVASLLGYAVRVHALQQAERQQLVAENAQLREELRARYDFRNIIGSSRPMQALFGQVTQVARSQTTALIRGESGTGKELIAHAIHYHSARASKPFVKVNCGALPEGLVESELFGHEAGAFTDARTAKKGRFELAHGGTLFLDEVGELSLGTQVKLLRVLQEREFERLGGTQTIRVNVRLIAATNRDLEEAVKARTFREDLYYRLNVFSLFLPPLRDRKPDILLLADHFVEKYASAHGKDVRRLATTAIDMLMSYHWPGNVRELENCIERAVLVAAGGVIHGHDLPPSLQTAEVSGTLPRASLAAATAALETDLIQDALKTAGGNLARTARLLDTTERIVAYKVKKLGIDVGRFRRE, encoded by the coding sequence ATGTCGAGGCAACTGGTCGACCGGGTCGAGAGGGATCACCTCTCGGCCCTGCTGTCGCTCGGCCCGGTGTTGAGTGAGGCGCCCAACCTGAAGACGGCGCTGACGCGTGCCCTCGAACACGTGGCGGAGGCGGTGTCGGCCCGCAGCGGGCTGATCGCGCTCCGCGAGGGCGACGGGCGCGAACTCTCGGTGGCCGCGACCACCGGGATCAACTGGCAGACGGCGCAGCGGGTCAAGTATCGGGTCGGGGAAGGCATCATCGGGCGGGTCGTCGAGACCGGGCGCCCGGTGGTGGTCCCGAAAGCCAGCCAGGAGCCGCTGTTCCTGAACCGGACCGGCGTCCACACCAAGGCCGCCGCCGGCGGCGAGGACACCTCGTTCCTGTGCGTGCCCATCTGCGCTGCGGGCGCCTGCGTGGGTGCCGTCGGCCTGGCGCGCCCCCATCGGCCGGACGCCGACGTCGAGCGACTGATGCAGTTCCTCGGCGTCGTGGCCTCCCTCCTGGGGTACGCGGTGCGCGTCCACGCGCTGCAGCAGGCCGAACGGCAGCAACTGGTGGCCGAGAACGCCCAGCTCCGCGAGGAACTGCGGGCCCGCTACGATTTCCGCAACATCATCGGCAGCAGTCGCCCCATGCAGGCCCTGTTCGGGCAGGTCACGCAAGTGGCCCGCAGCCAGACCACCGCGCTGATCAGGGGGGAATCGGGGACCGGCAAGGAACTCATCGCCCACGCCATCCACTACCACTCGGCCCGCGCCAGCAAGCCGTTCGTGAAGGTCAACTGCGGCGCGCTGCCGGAGGGCCTCGTGGAGTCGGAGCTGTTCGGCCACGAGGCCGGCGCCTTCACCGACGCGCGGACCGCCAAGAAGGGCCGATTCGAGCTGGCGCACGGCGGCACGCTGTTCCTCGACGAGGTCGGTGAGTTGTCGCTGGGCACGCAGGTGAAGCTGCTGCGGGTGCTGCAGGAGCGCGAGTTCGAGCGGCTCGGCGGGACGCAGACCATTCGGGTCAACGTGCGGCTCATCGCCGCCACCAACCGCGACCTCGAGGAGGCGGTCAAGGCGCGGACCTTCCGTGAAGACCTGTACTACCGCCTCAATGTCTTCTCCCTGTTCCTCCCGCCCTTGCGCGACCGCAAGCCCGACATCCTGTTGCTGGCCGATCACTTCGTCGAGAAGTACGCCTCGGCGCACGGCAAGGACGTCCGCCGCCTCGCCACCACGGCCATCGACATGCTCATGAGCTATCACTGGCCCGGCAACGTCCGCGAACTGGAGAACTGCATCGAGCGGGCCGTCCTGGTCGCCGCCGGAGGCGTGATCCATGGACACGACCTGCCGCCGAGCCTGCAGACCGCCGAAGTCTCGGGCACCCTGCCGCGCGCGTCCCTGGCCGCTGCCACGGCCGCCCTGGAGACCGACCTCATCCAGGACGCGCTGAAGACGGCCGGTGGCAACCTCGCGCGGACGGCCCGCCTGCTGGACACCACCGAGCGCATCGTTGCCTACAAGGTGAAGAAGCTCGGGATCGACGTGGGTCGCTTCCGCCGCGAGTGA
- a CDS encoding porin: MNIPAPLLSSRTCRFGVVPTLFAAWLVSAAPVAAQTTVADGAGAVPVGTSAALVEKVTPVEQAQDASAPQPTTQPAEVATPGPTNPWLRLFGPTKVSTTGDTYYAYNGNEPSSGKNVLRNFDENDNQFSGSYFEVAFEQVPTEKRRLGFRTDIGFGPTATWVNSTDPDDGALKYLQQAYVSVLAPVGRGLQFDVGKFNTPIGAEPTETAYNWNYSRSLLFSWAAPYYHLGVRASLPVSDTVSVSGYLINGWNNARDNNRGKTMATTVSWKVTPALTLSQAWMGGPEGPNGAAGWRNLYDTIATWTVNPRLTLMTNIDIGRDTVGDVTNAWQGIAGYGRVTVLPAWALATRVEVFEDRDGYMTGTAQTIKELTLTSEHTLVKGLALRVEYRRDWSDEDFFEYRTDQFRPQQNTILFGFTYAVATP; encoded by the coding sequence ATGAACATTCCTGCACCACTCCTGTCTTCACGGACCTGCCGTTTCGGCGTCGTCCCGACCCTGTTCGCGGCCTGGCTGGTGTCGGCCGCTCCTGTCGCCGCCCAGACGACGGTTGCAGACGGCGCCGGCGCGGTCCCGGTCGGCACGTCGGCGGCGCTTGTCGAAAAAGTCACCCCCGTGGAGCAGGCGCAGGACGCCAGCGCCCCGCAGCCGACGACCCAGCCGGCCGAAGTCGCCACGCCGGGTCCCACCAATCCCTGGTTGCGGCTGTTCGGCCCGACGAAGGTGTCGACCACCGGCGACACGTACTACGCCTACAACGGCAACGAACCCTCCTCGGGCAAGAACGTGCTGCGCAACTTCGACGAGAACGACAACCAGTTCTCCGGCAGCTACTTCGAAGTCGCCTTCGAGCAGGTGCCGACCGAGAAGCGTCGCCTCGGGTTCCGGACCGACATCGGCTTCGGTCCCACCGCCACCTGGGTCAACTCCACCGATCCGGACGATGGCGCGCTGAAGTACCTCCAGCAGGCGTACGTCAGCGTGCTGGCGCCGGTCGGCCGTGGCCTGCAGTTCGACGTCGGCAAGTTCAACACCCCGATCGGCGCCGAACCGACCGAGACGGCATACAACTGGAACTACTCGCGGTCCCTGCTCTTCTCCTGGGCGGCGCCCTACTACCACCTCGGCGTGCGCGCATCGCTGCCGGTCAGCGACACGGTGTCGGTCTCGGGCTACCTCATCAACGGCTGGAACAACGCCCGCGACAACAACCGCGGCAAGACGATGGCGACCACGGTCAGCTGGAAGGTGACCCCGGCGCTGACCCTCTCGCAGGCCTGGATGGGCGGGCCTGAAGGGCCCAACGGCGCCGCCGGCTGGCGCAACCTGTACGACACGATCGCGACCTGGACGGTGAATCCCCGCCTCACCCTGATGACCAACATCGACATCGGCCGCGACACCGTGGGCGACGTCACCAACGCCTGGCAGGGCATCGCCGGCTACGGTCGGGTGACGGTCCTGCCGGCGTGGGCCCTGGCAACCCGCGTCGAGGTGTTCGAGGATCGTGATGGATACATGACGGGCACCGCCCAGACCATCAAGGAGCTCACCCTCACCAGCGAGCACACGCTGGTCAAGGGCCTCGCCCTGCGTGTCGAGTACCGGCGCGATTGGTCGGACGAAGACTTCTTCGAGTACCGCACCGACCAGTTCCGGCCCCAGCAGAACACCATCCTCTTCGGCTTCACGTACGCCGTGGCCACGCCCTGA
- a CDS encoding PKD domain-containing protein, whose protein sequence is MLAPRHAGRPMALRVLLGMVPLSVALVAGACNKAPLTAPTDSAVTLFAAQTVVALNGTVEITANVTEPGGVPVQNGTQVNFTTTLGTIDPAEARTSGGKATVRLNAGAASGIAQVRAFSGGAQAEAIEIRVGAAAASQLTLTASPSAVGANGGTVDLVAVATGENNQRLPGVPVTFGTNAGSLRDATVITDGNGEARTQLTTTREATVTATVGTVQATTTVRVTTRPIITLTGPSTAVGEGETTTFTVNVQPQTNGDPVRDVVIDFGDGERRSLGALTGSRTVQKVYARKGTYQVTVSVLDTGGETTAAVTTVTVEERAISVTLTASPSTAAANTVVQFTATASGTNIVAYNWNLGDGDTRVTTGPTTSKVYGTAGRRRVSVEVVNAAGQRGTATIEILIQ, encoded by the coding sequence ATGCTAGCACCGCGTCATGCCGGCCGGCCGATGGCCTTGAGGGTCCTTCTCGGCATGGTGCCCCTGTCGGTCGCGTTGGTCGCCGGCGCCTGCAACAAGGCGCCGCTCACGGCCCCCACCGACTCGGCCGTCACGCTCTTCGCGGCCCAGACCGTCGTGGCGCTCAACGGCACCGTGGAGATCACGGCCAACGTCACCGAACCGGGTGGCGTTCCGGTGCAGAACGGCACCCAGGTCAACTTCACCACCACGCTGGGCACGATCGATCCGGCCGAAGCTCGTACCAGCGGCGGCAAGGCCACCGTACGGCTCAACGCCGGGGCGGCATCGGGGATCGCCCAGGTACGGGCCTTCTCCGGTGGTGCGCAGGCCGAGGCCATCGAGATTCGCGTCGGGGCAGCGGCGGCCTCGCAGCTCACCCTGACGGCCTCGCCCAGCGCGGTCGGGGCCAACGGCGGCACGGTCGATCTGGTGGCCGTCGCGACCGGCGAGAACAACCAGCGCCTGCCGGGCGTGCCGGTCACCTTCGGCACCAACGCGGGCAGCCTGCGCGACGCCACGGTCATCACCGACGGCAACGGCGAAGCGCGGACGCAGCTGACGACGACGCGGGAAGCGACCGTCACGGCGACGGTGGGGACGGTCCAGGCCACCACGACCGTGCGGGTGACCACGCGCCCCATCATCACGCTGACCGGGCCGTCGACCGCGGTGGGCGAAGGCGAGACGACGACCTTCACGGTCAACGTGCAGCCGCAGACCAACGGCGACCCGGTCCGCGACGTCGTCATCGACTTCGGCGACGGCGAGCGGCGCTCGCTTGGCGCCCTGACCGGCTCACGGACGGTCCAGAAGGTCTACGCGCGCAAGGGCACGTACCAGGTGACCGTGTCGGTGCTCGACACGGGCGGGGAGACGACCGCCGCGGTGACGACCGTGACGGTCGAGGAGCGGGCGATCAGCGTCACCTTGACGGCCTCGCCCTCGACCGCGGCCGCCAACACGGTGGTGCAGTTCACGGCAACCGCGTCGGGGACCAACATCGTCGCGTACAACTGGAACCTCGGCGACGGCGACACGCGCGTCACGACCGGCCCGACCACGAGCAAGGTCTACGGGACCGCGGGGCGTCGTCGGGTGTCGGTGGAAGTGGTCAATGCCGCGGGCCAGCGCGGCACTGCGACCATCGAGATCCTGATTCAGTAG
- a CDS encoding type II secretion system protein, translating to MRPPEQTPALSDARGYAMAVLLVALAVMLTLMTMAMPVWKQQAKREKEEELLFRLKQYAHALALYQRRLPGASPANLDDLVKERYLRKKYKDPMTGKDFAILRVGQVSPGMTATLPVGGRPGAPAPQGSGTSMGRPAGGSPSPTAPGTTFGGTSSAPGQVLQPGMGGASGAVGGIRGVVSTSKETSLRAWKGRTQYDQWEVAIEDITPRFFGVQSPQPGQNQRPGGPGPGRPGGQTGPSSPSPGSLPNNPYGNTIRRQ from the coding sequence ATGAGGCCCCCCGAACAGACCCCGGCTTTGTCAGACGCGCGCGGCTACGCGATGGCCGTGCTGCTGGTCGCGCTGGCGGTCATGCTCACCCTCATGACCATGGCCATGCCGGTCTGGAAGCAGCAGGCCAAGCGCGAGAAGGAGGAGGAACTGCTGTTCCGCCTCAAGCAATATGCGCACGCATTGGCGCTGTATCAGCGTCGCCTCCCCGGAGCCTCGCCGGCCAACCTCGACGACCTCGTGAAGGAACGCTACCTGCGGAAGAAGTACAAGGACCCGATGACCGGTAAGGACTTCGCGATCCTGCGCGTCGGGCAGGTGTCGCCGGGGATGACCGCCACGCTGCCGGTCGGCGGGCGGCCCGGCGCGCCGGCGCCGCAGGGGAGTGGCACCTCGATGGGGCGGCCCGCTGGAGGATCGCCTTCACCCACGGCGCCCGGCACGACCTTCGGTGGCACGTCGAGCGCGCCTGGACAGGTTCTTCAGCCGGGCATGGGTGGCGCCTCCGGGGCGGTCGGCGGCATCCGGGGCGTGGTCAGCACCAGCAAGGAGACGTCGCTGCGCGCCTGGAAGGGACGGACGCAGTACGACCAGTGGGAGGTCGCGATCGAGGACATCACGCCGCGCTTCTTCGGCGTGCAGTCGCCTCAGCCGGGCCAGAACCAGCGACCCGGCGGACCGGGCCCGGGACGTCCGGGTGGCCAGACCGGTCCGTCCTCACCGTCGCCGGGCAGCCTGCCCAACAACCCCTACGGCAACACGATTCGTCGTCAGTGA
- a CDS encoding sugar MFS transporter, protein MSPRDSQAPRALMALLSAAFVALGVSIAAIGPALPEFADVAGLAVSAMGVLYSALFAGFLASQVSAAVLLDRVGTRRTILTAIAVFALGTTGLALARDGVTLLLGSAVLGVGYGFGTIAINLVASRLLTHRPAFVVNLINALYGVGTVLGPLITSAVLRSGGQARWVPAVGGACAILLLPWAWRVLPDDPPPPHVVAGGPARKTVPTALVLIGVLVFLYGGVESGFSGWAPTYLEQTLGVTPADAALAMSIYWLSYLSGRVVSTVMALRVDPATVLWGALGVLLAGGVCLVLGVGQRVPTMAALVLLGGATGPIYPSMFGVVTTRFADRAAFAVSTVAGIGCVGAILLPWGMGLTLPLAGGRVLAAIPLLLCLGMIAAFHAAGPRAPR, encoded by the coding sequence ATGAGCCCGCGCGACAGCCAGGCGCCGCGCGCCCTGATGGCCTTGTTGAGCGCAGCGTTCGTCGCGCTCGGCGTCAGCATCGCGGCCATCGGCCCGGCCCTGCCCGAGTTTGCCGACGTCGCCGGACTGGCCGTGTCGGCGATGGGCGTGCTGTACAGCGCGCTGTTCGCGGGGTTCCTCGCCTCGCAGGTGTCGGCCGCCGTGCTGCTCGACCGTGTGGGTACCCGCCGCACCATCCTCACCGCAATCGCGGTCTTTGCGCTCGGCACCACGGGGCTGGCCCTGGCGCGCGACGGCGTCACGCTGCTGCTGGGGAGCGCGGTGCTCGGCGTCGGTTATGGCTTCGGCACCATTGCCATCAACCTGGTCGCCTCGCGATTGCTGACCCATCGCCCTGCGTTCGTGGTCAACCTGATCAACGCCCTCTACGGGGTGGGCACCGTGCTGGGCCCCTTGATCACGAGCGCCGTGCTCCGCAGCGGCGGCCAGGCCCGGTGGGTGCCCGCGGTGGGCGGCGCCTGCGCCATCCTGCTGCTGCCGTGGGCGTGGCGGGTGCTGCCCGACGACCCGCCCCCGCCGCACGTCGTGGCGGGCGGGCCCGCTCGCAAGACCGTCCCCACGGCCCTCGTGCTCATCGGCGTCCTCGTGTTCCTCTACGGCGGCGTCGAGTCGGGGTTCAGCGGCTGGGCGCCCACCTATCTCGAGCAGACGCTCGGGGTCACGCCGGCCGACGCCGCGCTCGCCATGTCGATCTACTGGCTGTCCTATCTTTCCGGCCGGGTGGTCTCCACGGTGATGGCCCTCCGGGTGGACCCGGCGACGGTGCTGTGGGGCGCCCTCGGCGTGCTGCTCGCGGGTGGCGTGTGCCTGGTGCTGGGCGTCGGGCAGCGCGTGCCGACGATGGCGGCGCTCGTCCTGCTCGGTGGCGCAACCGGACCGATCTACCCGTCGATGTTCGGTGTCGTGACCACGCGCTTCGCCGATCGCGCCGCGTTCGCCGTATCGACGGTGGCCGGCATCGGCTGCGTCGGGGCCATCCTGCTGCCCTGGGGGATGGGACTCACCCTGCCGCTGGCCGGCGGACGGGTGCTCGCCGCCATCCCGCTCCTGCTCTGCCTGGGCATGATCGCCGCCTTTCACGCCGCAGGGCCTCGTGCCCCCCGCTGA
- a CDS encoding serine hydrolase produces MPLLAPAAALLAAAVDDGRLPAAVLEVGTVSGAAERLAFGAPSEAVFDLASLTKVLGTGVLATHLLGRRLLDPDVPVRALVPEWRGADRGSVRLRDLLAHASGLPAHLPLFERHRGSEAMVAACARAPLAHAPRTASTYSDLGFIVLGRVLEAITESPLDEQVHTVLDWLSDDAPRFGPRPCTPEVQATGLSPWRGRLLCGEVHDDNAAAMGGVAGHAGLFGTARGVGDIARAVLRGLQGGDSPLAPSWAVRAFARRSPVPGSSRALAWDTGLPTSSCGPYLSRQAIGHTGFTGTSVWIDPTRDLYVVLLTNRVAGRATSNDIADLRRAVHTAIGAAWADRS; encoded by the coding sequence GTGCCACTCCTCGCGCCAGCCGCGGCGCTCCTCGCTGCCGCCGTCGACGACGGCCGACTGCCCGCGGCGGTGCTCGAAGTGGGCACTGTGTCGGGCGCGGCTGAACGTTTGGCCTTCGGCGCCCCCTCCGAGGCGGTCTTCGACCTCGCCTCGTTGACCAAGGTGCTCGGCACTGGCGTGCTGGCGACCCACCTGCTCGGGCGTCGGTTGCTCGACCCCGACGTGCCCGTCCGCGCCCTCGTGCCGGAATGGCGTGGCGCCGACCGCGGCAGCGTCCGGCTGCGCGATCTGCTGGCGCACGCCTCCGGACTGCCCGCGCACCTGCCGCTGTTCGAGCGCCACCGCGGCAGCGAGGCGATGGTGGCGGCCTGCGCGCGCGCGCCACTGGCCCATGCGCCCAGGACCGCCTCCACCTACAGCGACCTCGGATTCATCGTGCTGGGACGTGTGCTCGAGGCGATCACCGAGTCGCCCCTCGACGAGCAGGTGCACACCGTGCTGGATTGGCTGAGCGACGATGCGCCGCGGTTCGGGCCGCGGCCATGCACTCCCGAGGTCCAGGCGACCGGCCTCAGCCCCTGGCGCGGACGCCTCCTGTGTGGCGAGGTGCACGACGACAACGCGGCCGCGATGGGCGGCGTCGCCGGACACGCCGGGCTCTTCGGCACGGCGCGCGGCGTCGGCGACATCGCGAGAGCCGTGCTGCGGGGGTTGCAGGGCGGGGACTCGCCGCTTGCCCCGTCGTGGGCAGTGCGGGCATTCGCGCGTCGCTCACCGGTGCCGGGATCGTCGCGTGCCCTGGCCTGGGACACCGGGTTGCCGACCTCGTCGTGCGGGCCGTACCTGTCGCGGCAGGCGATCGGCCACACCGGATTCACGGGGACGTCGGTCTGGATCGATCCGACGCGGGACCTGTACGTCGTGCTGCTCACCAATCGCGTGGCGGGAAGAGCCACATCGAACGACATCGCGGACCTGCGACGCGCCGTCCACACCGCGATCGGCGCGGCATGGGCGGACCGGTCATGA
- a CDS encoding glycoside hydrolase family 10 protein encodes MAWPRDGVARPQAGGAEMRGMWVTRSWMTSPAHVAQVVDDAERHGLTAVFVQVRGRGDAFYLGGPDPRASLLARQPASFDPLGELVGRARTRGLQVHAWLNVNLVAGATAMPTATQHVAVQHPEWLMVPRPLADTLLPMSPRDPRYAATLATWSRKQSATIEGVFASPLPEGAQDRLEATVDHLTTRYALDGLHLDYIRFPSPEFDVSRAALAAFRASLALELTPAELATLDGRAASRPLAFIDTYAARWVSWRRERLTQLVTRLGTTARRNRPALKVTAAVWPDPEYARDYKLQDWARWLRDGLIDAACPMLYMSSGATYERQLQVLADGAAGTVWPGIGAYKIDPLETARRVAVARARGFGGVLLYSYDSMSAGVGRPSTYLAAVQRRAFPEGDSSQAGAAR; translated from the coding sequence GTGGCCTGGCCGCGCGATGGGGTCGCGCGTCCGCAGGCCGGTGGGGCGGAGATGCGGGGCATGTGGGTCACGCGGAGCTGGATGACCAGCCCCGCCCACGTGGCGCAGGTGGTCGACGACGCGGAACGGCACGGGCTCACGGCCGTGTTCGTGCAGGTCCGTGGCCGGGGCGACGCCTTCTACCTGGGCGGCCCCGACCCGCGCGCATCGCTGCTGGCCCGGCAACCGGCGAGCTTCGACCCGCTGGGGGAACTCGTCGGGCGGGCGCGGACCCGCGGCCTGCAGGTGCACGCGTGGCTGAACGTCAACCTGGTCGCCGGCGCCACCGCGATGCCGACCGCGACGCAGCACGTCGCCGTGCAGCATCCCGAGTGGCTCATGGTGCCGCGGCCGCTGGCCGACACGCTGTTGCCGATGTCGCCGCGTGATCCGCGCTACGCGGCGACGCTGGCCACGTGGAGCCGCAAGCAGTCGGCGACGATCGAGGGCGTGTTCGCCTCGCCGCTGCCCGAGGGCGCGCAGGACCGGCTCGAGGCCACCGTCGATCACCTCACCACGCGGTACGCCCTCGACGGCCTGCACCTCGATTACATCCGCTTCCCTTCACCGGAGTTCGACGTCAGCCGGGCGGCGCTGGCGGCCTTTCGCGCCTCGCTGGCTCTCGAGTTGACTCCCGCGGAACTGGCGACCCTCGACGGCCGCGCGGCGTCGCGACCGTTGGCCTTCATCGACACGTATGCCGCGCGCTGGGTCAGTTGGCGTCGCGAGCGGCTCACGCAGCTGGTGACGCGACTGGGCACCACCGCGCGCCGCAACCGCCCGGCGCTGAAGGTGACGGCCGCGGTCTGGCCCGACCCCGAGTACGCCCGCGACTACAAGCTGCAGGACTGGGCGCGCTGGCTGCGCGACGGCCTCATCGATGCCGCATGCCCGATGCTCTACATGTCGAGCGGGGCGACCTACGAGCGGCAACTGCAGGTGCTCGCCGATGGCGCCGCCGGCACGGTGTGGCCGGGCATCGGCGCCTACAAGATCGATCCGCTCGAGACTGCCCGGCGGGTGGCCGTGGCCCGGGCGCGCGGCTTCGGCGGCGTGCTGCTCTACTCGTACGACAGCATGTCGGCCGGCGTCGGCCGCCCGTCCACGTACCTGGCTGCCGTCCAGCGGCGGGCGTTCCCCGAGGGCGATTCGAGCCAGGCCGGTGCGGCCCGCTGA
- a CDS encoding N-acetylglucosamine kinase: MIGIDAGGTKTEAVLADGHGEVIARARRGGANLAAHGELAVEKTLHEVIDEALGEGHLRPDVICLGIAGVDRAEDNATIQGIMRRIGARARILVTNDALIALVAGAGVGPGVVVIAGTGSIAYGRNDRGEAARAGGWGYILADEGSGFWIGRQALRAVVRAADGRGPATSLTPLVLDFFGVTRPEQLVREVYRHYLKPSDIARCAALVQQARDAGDEVAANIASVAADELAAAVRSVVRQLELAGPFPVVMAGGAFLAVPWLQDALRARLAETAPGGEVRLLTTDPAIGAVRLALAEARGGASLPSYKTRDHLAL; this comes from the coding sequence GTGATCGGGATCGACGCCGGGGGGACCAAGACCGAGGCCGTGCTGGCCGATGGCCACGGCGAGGTGATCGCCCGGGCCCGACGCGGCGGCGCGAACCTGGCGGCTCACGGCGAGCTGGCGGTCGAGAAGACCCTGCACGAGGTCATCGATGAAGCTCTCGGCGAGGGACACCTGCGCCCCGACGTGATCTGTCTGGGGATCGCCGGCGTCGATCGTGCCGAGGACAACGCCACCATCCAGGGCATCATGCGCCGCATCGGCGCGCGGGCCAGGATCCTCGTCACCAACGACGCGCTCATCGCCCTGGTGGCCGGCGCCGGCGTCGGCCCGGGCGTCGTCGTGATCGCCGGCACGGGATCGATCGCGTACGGACGCAACGACCGCGGCGAGGCGGCTCGCGCCGGCGGCTGGGGATACATCCTCGCCGACGAGGGGAGCGGGTTCTGGATCGGTCGGCAGGCATTGCGCGCGGTCGTCCGCGCCGCCGACGGGCGCGGACCCGCCACGAGCCTCACGCCACTGGTCCTGGACTTCTTCGGCGTCACCCGGCCCGAGCAGCTCGTGCGCGAGGTCTACCGGCACTACCTCAAGCCGAGCGACATCGCCCGCTGCGCAGCGCTCGTGCAGCAGGCACGCGACGCCGGCGACGAGGTCGCCGCCAACATCGCGTCGGTGGCCGCTGACGAATTGGCGGCAGCCGTGCGATCGGTCGTGCGCCAGCTGGAACTCGCCGGACCGTTCCCGGTGGTGATGGCCGGCGGCGCGTTCCTCGCGGTGCCGTGGCTGCAGGACGCCCTGCGGGCCCGGCTGGCCGAGACCGCCCCCGGCGGCGAGGTCCGCCTGCTCACTACCGACCCGGCGATTGGCGCCGTGCGCCTGGCCCTGGCCGAAGCCCGGGGCGGCGCGTCACTTCCCTCGTACAAGACTCGTGATCATCTCGCTCTGTGA